A part of Caretta caretta isolate rCarCar2 chromosome 1, rCarCar1.hap1, whole genome shotgun sequence genomic DNA contains:
- the LOC142070029 gene encoding uncharacterized protein LOC142070029, whose product MEAPALDLPDLSKPFQLYVHERRGVALGVLIQLLGAWRRPVAYFSKQLDQVAKGWPACLRAVAATALVLEEAEKLTLGGVMQIYIPHTVRALLDAKGGLWLTQAWIGRYQAKLLENSEVTLQPCPSLNPATLLPETEEQKHDCSEIINVQYSSRPDLNDVPLPNADYEWYTDGSSTVIDGQRRADYAVVTLHDTVEAEGLPAGTSAQLAELIALARALELSKGKRVNIFTDSKYAFGVLHAHAGLWKQRGMLTAQGSPVKYGPQILRLLEAVQLPSEVVVVHCKAHQREDQDVARGNARADREAKHAATLPSPQTENAHMHALIPSVGELPTPQYSGEERQLTDKLSLREKEGWLHSPEGKVLLPKGLIRPVLQKLHQTTHAGREAFIQLMGKYFITSGLRPLAAQVQADCLVCQKKTPDQDILCHQLP is encoded by the coding sequence atggaggccccagctctggacctgccggatctctctaagccgtttcagttgtatgtacatgaacgaaggggggtggccctaggagtgctcatacagctgttaggagcatggagacgtcctgtggcttatttttctaagcaattggatcaggttgcaaagggttggccggcatgtttacgggcggtcgcagctactgccctagtgcttgaggaagcggagaagctaacattgggaggggttatgcaaatctatattCCCCATAcagtccgagccttattggatgcaaagggagggctttggctcacccaggcttggATTGGTCGTtatcaggctaagctgttagagaactctgaagtcaccctacagccttgcccctctcttaacccagccactctcttgccagaaacagaggaacagaaacatgactgttcagAGATCATaaatgtccagtactccagccgtccggatttaaacgatgtacccctcccaaatgcagattatgagtggtacactgatggtagcagtactgtaatagatgggcaaaggagggcggattatgctgttgtgaccctccatgacactgtggaagctgaaggtttgcctgctgggacctctgcccagcttgccgaactaatagccctggcccgtgcacttgaactgtcaaaaggaaagcgggtcaacatttttactgattcaaagtatgcttttggtgtgctgcatgctcatgctggcctatggaagcaaaggggaatgctgacagcccaaggctccccagtcaagtatgggccccaaatcctccggctcctagaagctgtacaactcccctcggaagtggtgGTGGTAcattgtaaagcccatcaaagggaggatcaagatgtagccagaggtaacgcccgggcagatagagaggctaagcatgctgccaccctgccatcccctcagactgagaacgcccatatgcatgcccttatcccatcagtaggggagcttccaacccctcagtactctggggaggagagacagctaactgacaaactcagtctccgggaaaaggagggatggctccattccccagaagggaaggtcctcttaccaaagggcctgatccggccagtgctgcagaaactacatcaaaccactcatgctggcagggaagcattTATtcaactaatgggaaaatattttatcacttccggactccgacccctggctgcccaggtacaagcagactgcttagtctgccaaaagaaaacCCCCGAccaggacatcctgtgccaccagctgccctag